The Pediococcus inopinatus region CATTGTCACAATCTTGAACATGAAGAGGCTGGAATGATGGGTCAAATTAGAGTTGTGCCGTAAATATTACTTAATTCGCTTAATGAAATTAAGCCAAGTTTGTCTAATGGCATCAAGCTGTTGCGGTGGAATTAAGCCTAGCATCATGATAAATAGTAACAATGGGCAGAGGATAATCAGAAGAATTGTTGCTAGCATCCACATATTTATTCACTTCTTTTTCTTTTTGATAATTATGCCAGATGTGTATGGAGATTATATGCAAAATATATGGAGGTAGAAAAATTTGACAAAAATTTTAGTTGTTGACGATGAAAAGAAAATTGTAGATATTGTTACCGCCTATCTAATTGCGCAAAAATTTGAAGTTGAAGTAGCCTATTCTGGAACGGAGGCCTTAACAAAGTTTTATAAGGGACAGCCTAATTTAGTAGTGCTTGATCTTATGCTGCCAGATTTGGATGGTAATGAAGTAACTAAAAGAATACGGCAGGATAGTAAAACACCAATAATTATGTTGACTGCCAAATCAAGCGATGAAAGTATTGTTAATGGACTAAAATCTGGAGCAGATGATTATGTGGTTAAACCTTTTAGTCCACGAGTAGTAGTGGAACGGATAAAAACTGTACTGCGACGTGTCACAGAGGAACAAGTAGAAAAAGTACTTTCTTTTAATAAGGGACAGTTAAAAATAAAACTAGAATCTCAGCAAGTTTTTGTTTGCGACGCAGAAATTGCACTCACACATACAGAGTACGATATTCTGTCAACAATGGCGACCTATTATAGACAAATATTCACTCGTGAACAGTTGATTGATTCAACAAGAGGTATTGACTATGACGGATTAGACCGAATGATTGACTCACATATTAAAAATTTAAGGCGGAAAATTGAAGATGATAGTACTAAGCCAGTTTTTATAATAACTGTTCATGGCCGCGGTTATCGTTTTGGTGGGAGTAAAGACGAATGAAGCGGCAGATTCGAACACAGCTAATAATCTCTTTTCTATTTTTGGTGTTGTTGATTGTTGGTTCAATTAGTTTAATGACAGTAAGCCTGGTCAGTGATCATTTTGATAAATATGTGCAACAAAAACATGATACAACGCTCACTGCATATAAAAATGAATTAATGGTTAGTTATCTGACTAGCAATGGTACTTGGAAACAATCTAAAGTTAAAAAGATTGGTGCTAGAGCACTACAGGATGGCCTTATTTTAGTTTTAAAAGACGCTGATAATAAAATCGTATGGGAACCAAGTCAGACCTTGTTACATAAGGCCACTAATGCTAAAAATATCGATAGTATGAATAAAACGACTGAGGCCATCAAGATTAATTCTAAACAAATTGCCCAAGCACAATTCTCACATAATGATGCTTTAGGTTATACACGACATGATGTGGCGTTTATCAATGATTTACGAATTAGTTTGGCCGGTATCTCGGCCTTTGTTTTTTTAGTCGCGATAATTATTGCGGTATGGATAGCCCGTGATCTAAGTAAGCCGTTACGACAAATTGTATCCTTTACTCAAGCGGTTGCATCTGGTGATTATCGAAATCAATTACCACAACAAACCCAAATTGTAGAAATAAACGCGCTAATAAATGTAACTAATGAGCTCTCACGTCAGTTATCCAAGAATCAGGCTCTGAGAGAACGCTTATCTTCCGATATTGCTCATGAATTACGAACGCCTTTAACAACGATCCAAGGTTCGTTAGAGGCGATGATCGATGGTATTTGGCCAATTAGTGAGGCTAGGTTGGTTAGTTTAAATGATGAAGTCATAAGGCTGACCCACTTAATCAATAACATTGAAAATATCGCTTCAATTGAACATAGTGAGGATAAGTTAATTAAGGTTGATACAGATCTTAGTAAATTAATACAACAAGTTTTAAGTAACTTTCAGAGTAACCTTGAAGAGAAAAAAATAACACTTGATTATCATACTGAGAAAGTTATTGCCGTGATAGATCCAGACAAAATAAATCAGGTTATTACAAATTTATTGTCAAACGCCATAAAATTTACACAAACAAGAGGCAAAATAATAATTAAGTTAAAACGAATATCGGATAACATTGTTTTGACTGTAGAAGATAATGGTAGTGGTATTGCGGAAAAAGACGTACCACATATATTTGATCACTTCTATATGGCTGATCCAGCACGAAATCGACAACAAGGTGGGCAAGGAATTGGTTTAGCAATCGTTAAGACAATTGTGGTGGCTCATGGTGGCTCAGTTTCTGTTGATAGTAAATTAGGTATTGGGACGATTTTTACAGTTAAACTACCATTAAATAACTAAGAGGGGATGATTATATGGGGGCATTAAATCCGATTGCGTTTAAACTAGGACCTTTTCTGGTTCATTGGTATGGCATTATTATTGCTAGTGGTGCAGTGCTTGGCGTACTACTTGCAATTAAAGAGACTAAGCAGCAAAAGATTTCTGCGGATGATATTTATGATCTGATACTCTGGGCTTTACCAATTGGCCTGATAGGTGCACGACTTTATTATGTTATTTTTGAATGGTCGTATTATTCGCAACATTTAAATGAGATCATTGCAATTTGGCAAGGCGGAATTGCAATTTATGGCGGTTTGATTGCTGGTGGTATTACATTGATTATCTTCTGCCGGCGACGTGGCCTGTCAATTTGGCAAGTTTTAGATGTTGTTACGCCAGGCATCATGCTAGGACAAGTTATTGGGAGATGGGGGAATTTTATTAATCAGGAAGCTTTTGGTACTGTCGTCTCACGTGGCTTTCTGCAGCAGCTCCATTTACCCAATTTTATCGTACAGCAGATGTATATCGGTGGTGCGTATCATCAACCGACATTTCTATATGAATCGGTATGGAATCTTATTGGATTGATTTTACTTATTAGCTTACGACATAAAAAAGGGCTTTTTAAACGAGGAGAAATTGCGTTAAGCTATGCAATTTGGTATTCGTTTGGTCGATTTTTTGTTGAAGGAATGCGGACTGATAGCCTGTACCTATTTGGACAAGTACGAGTCTCACAATTATTATCATTAGTTATTTTTGTTGTTATGATAATTATCTTCGTTTATCGACGAAAGCAACAAAAGATCTCTAATTATTTAATCAGCTGACCAATATTTGATAGAGGATGATGCTAAATTATGATTAATTTATATTTTCATACCAGTGATCCAGCAAAAAGAAAAATGTTGGATTGGTTTCGTTGTCAAAAAATAGAAACACAAACCAGAAATATTATGCAAAAACGCTTAACAAAATTAGAAATTAGACATTTATTTTTGCTGTCTGATAATGGTAGTGATGATTTAATTGCAACACGTTCAAAGACTGCTCGAGAATATACTTTCGATAATAGTTTAACCTTTGATCAATTAGTTACTATCGTGTATAAGCATCCTAAAATCATGAAAAATCCAATTGCTTTTAATGAGAATAATTTAATTTCTGGATTTAATCTTGAAGATATCGGTGTTTTCATACCACGAATACAGCGTAAACGTGAGCGCTTGTCACTGTTTAGTAAATTATATACCGTGGAGTTTGGTTAAGGAGATTACAACAACAATCAGTTCCGAAAAGAAACTAAAATTTTTTAATTTTTGTGTTTACAAATGTAAACAATAGAGGTATGGTGATTTGTGTTTACAAGTGTAAATTAAGCGAGGAGTGATTAATCTGAATAAAAATAATCTAACGTACATGACGCCTTCTGAATGGGAGGTGATGCGCATCATTTGGACTAAGAGAAGTATAAGTAGCCTTGATGTTATTGAAGTGATGCAGCGAAAACGTGATTGGTCGGAATCTACAATCAAAACTTTACTTGGTCGGTTAACTAAAAAAAATATTTTGGCGACAACTAAAGAAGGTCGTCATTTTAATTATCGACCTACTGTGCCGGAAACAACCGCAATGGACAAAACTGTGGCTGAATTATTTCAACATCTCTGTGATATGAAAAAAGGAGCCGGCATCATTAATCTGTTAGCTAAGTTAAATCTTAGTAAAGGTGATATTGAGCGTATGCAGGCTCAGCTTGATAAAAAACTAAAGGATGCGCCTTGGATCTGAGTCAAGAATCCGGACACGTTTATGTATAATTTAAGCGACTAATTCTTCCTTTTCATTCGGGGTTAAATAATCAATGGCACTATGAATCCGATCATTGTTGTAAAAGCTCTCAATGTAGCTAAATAAAGCCACATTTGCTTCATCAAAATTTTGGTAATGGGTCTGATAAACTTCCTCTTTTTTTAAGCTGGCATGGAATGACTCCAGAACTGAATTGTCATATGGACAACCGCGCTTGCTATAAGAGTGCTGGATATGGCGTTGTCGTAGAAGTTCTTCAAAGGTGGTGCTGCGGTATTGACTGCCTAAATCGGTATGAATGATCAACTGGTCTGTTACTTTTCTGGTTTCAAAAGCTTGTTTTAAAGTGTCGAGCACTAGATCGGCAGTCATGTGACGACTCAACTTGTGGGCAATGATTTTACGTGAATACAGATCCTGGATGCTTGATAAATAACACCAGCCATCAGCTTTGGTGTGAACGTAAGTGATATCGGCACACCATTTTTGATTTGGTGCTGTCGTGCTAAAATCCTGAGCGAGCAGGTTCGGATAATTCGCTTCGTCGATATTATTTGCTTGTTGGTAATGCCACTTCTTTAGGGTGATCGATTTAAGTTCCATTTGGCGCATTAAACGCTGAACTAACTTGATGCTTGCGGCTAGTCCCTCTTTTTTCAATTCCTTTAAAATCTTAGGAGCGCCATAGACCCGACGGTGATTATAATAAATGCGCTTGATCGCTTGGCAGAGCGTCTTTCGATGTTCTGCTTGTGGTGAGATATAATGATTCTGTTGATCATAATACGTGGAACGAGGGACTTGTAGTACCTGACAGATCTCCTTAATGCGATGTTGCTTTAGATTTGGTTTGATTGCGGCTTGCCAATCTTCCGAGCTTACTTTTTGGCGAATATGGTTAAGGCTTTTTTTAAGATATCATTCTCACTTTCAAGCCGATTAAGACGCTTCTGTAGCGCTAAAATATCAGCTTTCGAGGCACCAGTTTCTTTGTCCTCTTTGTATAAATTGATCCATTTGTAAATAGTGACATTTGCAATACCATATTCATTTGTAAGCTCAACTACCGAGGTGCCATCCTGGTAGAGTTTAACGATCATTTTTTTGAAATCAACTGAGTATTTCTGTTTAGACATCAGAACACGATCCTTCCTATAATGGCATTATACTAAATCGTGTCCATAGATTCATACTACATCCACCTAGCACAATTAACTGCAACTGTTTGTCTAGTGGAAAAAATGATTGTTATATAACTGATTGAAAAATAATTTTTTACAAGAAGGAAGTCTGATTATGGATAAAATTTTGGTAACAATAATAGCCGGTCTACTAGTTGGTTTTATTGTCTGGTGGTTCTTCGGCAAACATGTGACTAAGGAGGTTGCGGCCGATGTAACAGGTAATGAACAAGATGTTAGTGTGATCGTTAATGGCGGTTATACACCTAGTACTGTAGTTTTGAAACGTGGTATTCCTGCCCAAATTACGTTTAACCGTAAAGATCCCTCAAGCTGTTTAGAACAAGTTGTTTTCGAAGACTTCGGCATCAATGATTTTTTGCCACAGAATAAGGATCATGCAATCGACATTGATACAAGTAAACCTGGTGAATACAGCTATGCCTGTGGAATGAACATGTTTCATGGGAAGGTGATCGTTAAATAGAAAGTTTAGCTCATAAAAATATTGGAGGAGTTATTATGGTAGAAAAGAAACAAAGTATTGTGGTAGTTGTTGATGGTGGCTATCATCCAGATACAGTGAAACTAACCAAAGGAATTCCTGCAGAAATTATTTTTAAGCGGATCAGTGATAAGGGATGTGTAGATACGATTGTATTTCCAAAACTTGGTATCAAGCGTTTCTTACCAATAAACGAACAACAAATTTTCTCGATTAATACAGATAAGGCTGGCGAATATCAATTTCATTGTGGGATGGATATGGCCTACGGAAAGGTGATTATAAAATGAGTATAAGAAATCGATTTATATTTTCTTTGATTGTTTCTACTCCAATATTAATAAATATGGTCGCTAGTCCTTTTGGCTTCGGGTTACCAGGAGGTATGTGGACGCAGTTTCTACTGACAACTGCAGTAATGGCCGTCTCTGGCCGAGCATTTATACAAAGTGCTTGGGCATCATTTCGGCATCACCATGCTAATATGGACACTTTAGTAGCGATTGGCACGGGAACGGCCTATTTATATAGTATTTATGCAATGTTTAGTAACCAAGACGTTTTCTTCGAAGATGCAGCCCTTGTCATCACCTTAATTTTATTGGGCCAAGTTTTTGAAGAAAATATGAAACGTAATGCATCTGGTGCTGTGGCAAAGCTATTGGATTTACAAGCGAAAGAAGCCGAAGTTTTGCGTGGTGGCGAAATTATTAAAGTTCCAATGGCTGAAGTTGTCGTAGGCGATATTCTTCGTGTTAAACCAGGACAAAAAATTGCTGTAGATGGCGTAATTACTGAAGGTAGTTCGACAATTGATGAGTCAATGGTTACAGGTGAAAGTATGCCGACTGAGAAAAAAGTTGACGATACGGTAATTGGCTCAACAATGAATAGTACTGGAACATTTATGTTTAAGGCCAGTAAAGTAGGCAATGATACATTACTAGCACAAATTGTTGAAATGGTCAAAAAAGCTCAAACTAGTCATGCACCAATTCAAAAAACTGTTGATAAGATTTCCGATATTTTTGTTCCTGCTGTTTTAATTATTGCAATTCTGGCCTTTTTTGTTTGGTATGTTTTACTTGGAGCCAGCGTAGTAACTGCCATGCTATTTACCGTTTCTGTAATCATTATTGCTTGCCCTTGTGCATTAGGAATTGCTACGCCAACGGCCTTGATGGTTGGTACCGGACGCAGTGCTAAGATGGGCATTCTAATTAAAAACGGTGAAGTGTTGGAGGCTGTCAATACAATTAAAACGGTTGTTTTTGATAAAACAGGTACGATTACAGTTGGAAAACCAAAAGTAACGGATATTATTGGTGATGAACAAATGGTACTTGACGTAGCAGCTAATCTTGAAGCTTCTTCGGAGCATCCTTTAGCAGCAGCTGTGCTAGAAAAAGCTAAGGAACAAGGCATCACACCCAACGCTGCACAAAATTTCAAGGCAATCGAGGGTAAAGGTGTACAAGCACAGATCAATGGTAAAAAAGCCTTCATTGGTAATGATAAATTACTTGATAATTATAATCTTACTGATCAATTAACAGCTAAAATGGTACAGTTGCAAAGCGAAGCCAAAACAGTGGTAATTGTTGGCTACGACGATAAAATTGTTGGGTTAATTGCTATTCAAGATGCGCCAAAGCAAAGCTCAGCTACAGCAATTGCGGCCTTGAAGAAACGTGGCTTACGTCCAGTTATGTTAACTGGTGATAACGAACGGGTTGCTCGGGCAATTGCTGATCAGGTTGGCATTGATGAAGTAATTGCCGATGTACTACCTGGTGATAAGGCAGATCATGTTAAACAGCTTCAACAACAGGCACCAGTTGCGTTTGTTGGTGATGGTATTAACGATGCACCGGCATTAACAACAGCTGACGTTGGAATCGCCATGGGATCAGGAACAGATATTGCGATTGAATCAGGCGGTATTATCTTAGTTAAAAATAACTTATTGGATGTTGTTAATGCACTTGAATTAAGTCAAAAGACGTTTAATCGAATTAAGCTGAACTTGTTCTGGGCATTTATATATAATTCACTGGGCATTCCTGTCGCTGCTGGTATTTTTGTCGGACTTGGTTTGATCTTAAGCCCAGAGCTGGCTGGTTTGGGGATGGCATTGAGTTCATTATCAGTTGTTGCGAGCTCGTTGATGCTTAATAAAACCAAGTTAACCACTGTAACTGCGTGAGATTGGAGGTCATAAAGTGGAAAATCAAAATTCAAAGAAATCTACAGTAATAACAGTTGCTGTAGCAGTTATCTATACTATTGTTGCAATTTTTGCTGGAATACTCTTGTTAAATTAATTAAATTAACTACGAGTTTGAATTAAAGAAGTAGAAATTTAAATCTTGTTATACTGCTTTTGGTATTGGTTTAATTTTCTGGGATTTCATTAAACGATAACGATAAATGTAGAGTTTTTTTGAGAGGATGAGAGCAATGCAATCTCGAAGATTTAAGCCTTGGTGGGTTGTTTTAGTAGTATCTTTAGGCATTTTTGCTGTTATAGGAGCGATTAGTGTCGATACCTATAATAATTTAGCTAAACAGAATCAAGAAGTTGAAGCGCAATGGAGTCAAGTAGAGAACGTGATGCAACGACGCTATGATTTAATTCCAAACTTGGTAAGTGCAGTTAAAGGCAGCATGAATCAGGAACAGAAGGTTTTTGGTCAAATTGCTGATGCACGGAAGAGTTATGGCAGCGCGACAACAGTTAAGGAAAAGGCTAATGCTGATAATAAAGTCAATAGTTCAGTTGGTACTTTGATCAATGTGATCCAAGAAAATTATCCTAATTTGAAGTCGAATACCAATGTTGCGACGTTAATGACCCAACTAGAGGGATCTGAAAATCGTATTGCGGTTGAACGGCGTCGTTATATTCAGCAAGTTAAGACTTATAATCAAAGTGTGGTTACTTTTCCTAAAAATATTTTTGCATCTACAATGGGCTTAGGTAAAAAGACTGAATTTAAAGCAAATTCAAATGCAAGCAAGGCTCCTAAAGTTGATTTTAACAACTAGGAAGTGGACACAGTGAAACGAAAAAAGACGAATATCTGGCTGTGGTTATTATTATTACCATTTTTGTCACTGTTCCAAACTACTCTTGTTCAGGCAGCCAGTTTACCTAATACGCCAGCTGAAAATTATTTTGACCAAGTGAATTTGTTAGATTCACAGACACAAAATTTAGTTAATGCTAAGAACCAACAATATGAAGGAACTAAGGCTAAACCACAAATTATGTTGGCTGTGGTAAAATCTACTGGCGATACTGATATAGACCAGTATGCAGCTGATTTATTTTCAAAATGGAGAATTGGTCAAAAGAACTCGGATAATGGTATTCTAATTCTTTACGCCTTAAACGGTGGTAAACGTAATGTTCGTATCGAGGTTGGTTATGGATTAGAAGATGTGGTTACAGATAGCCAATCTGGACAAATTTTGAACAATAATACGGTACAATTGAAATCCACTTCCTCTACAATCGTAAACCAGGGATTACAGAAAACATTCGATAGCGTAGCAACATTAGTTGATAAACATTATGGCTATAAAAATAATAAAAGTGCAATTTCTGGTAATGAAAATCAGAATGTAGTGAAATCTGATCGTAATCTTTTCAATTGGAAAAATATTTTGCAACTAATCGCTTTGCTTATTTTTATCGGTTTTATAATCAGTCCTTGGGGTCGCAGTTGGCAATTCTGGTCAATAATAGCTTGGCTTTTCAATAATAATAATGATCATTTTGGTGGCTTTGGTGGTGGTTCTTCAGGTGGTGGTGGATCCTCTGGCGGTGGTGGTGCAAGCATTTAGATTCTAGAATATTTAAGATTTATTTTCCGTTTATTTTTCCATTTGGAATACCGAGATAATATTTACGCTTAAAATATCGTAGTATTTGCGGACTATGATGTAATAATAGTTATTTATAGTTTCTAAAAAGCAAAAGTGTGAAAAAGAGAGATGAAAATAGTTGATTATTTTTAGTGAATTATTGCAGCAAACGCCAAGTGTATCTGCAATATCGCATTCGAGAATTGGTGTAGAGCGCGAAAGCCAGCGAGTAACTTTAGACGGAAAGTTAGCTGGTACTGATCACCCGATCGTATTTGGTAGTCGTCGGTTTCATCCCTATATTAAAACAGACTTTGCCGAGACACAGTTAGAAATCGTAACCCCGGTAGTGGATACTGTGAATGATTTGTTCCATTGGTTGGCTGCATTACATGATGTGGTCTACCAGTCATTACCAACTAATGAAATGTTGTGGCCTCTTAGCATGCCACCAGCATTGCCAAGTTGTGAAGATCAGATTAGCCTAGCTAAGTTACCCGACTTTAAGGATGTTTTGTATCGACGTTATTTGGCAAAAACTTATGGTCGGCGTAAACAGATGATCAGTGGCTTACATTTTAATTTTGAGCTTCCGGCTGTGTTGGTTGAAGCATTGTATCGCCAACAATGTGAAATTAAGGATCTTGCCTGTTTTAAAACAACTCTCTATTTGAAAATAGCGCGTAATTATCTGCATTACCGTTGGGTGATTACTTATTTGTTCGGTGCATCTCCTGTTGCCGAACGTAACTACTTTAAGCACCATGAAGAGAAGCCCCAGAAGATAGTTCGAAGCATTAGAAACAGTGAGTTCGGTTATCACAATAAAGAAAATGTTCAAGTATCGTTCGAATCATTGAAAATCTATCTCAGTGATATCGAATCTCAAATACGCAAAGGTAATTTACTTGAAGAGAAAGAATTTTATTCTTCAGTTAGGTTGCGCGAGAGCCAAAATATAGTCAGATGTAAACAAACAAAAATTGATTATCTTGAGTTAAGAAATATCGATATTAATCCATTTGAACGATATGGAATTAGTAAAAATCAGATTGTGTTTATGGAACTATTTATGCTATTCATGCTTTGGACAGATGAGAAGAAAAATGGTGATGATTGGATAGCAACTGGTAATCAAACCAATAATGAGGTGGCGCTTGAGTCACCATTAGCACCAACTTGTTATCGAACAAACGGCCTTAAAATAATTAATTTAATGAAAAAAATGACAAAGCAGTTGAATTTAAATGGTTATGAAGAAGTGCTACAACAGTCCCAGGACATGCTCATAGATGTTACAAAAACGATTGGTGGACGAATGACGAAGGGGTTAATGGCCACTAAACAATCGGATTTGGCAACAGCAATCGGATTAAAGAATCGTAGGGTTACCATGCAGGTACCTTATCAATTAAACGGCTTTGTCAATATGGAGCTATCAACACAAATCTTAATGTTTGATGCAATTCAAAAAGGTATTATGGTGGACATGGTCGATGAAAATGATCAGTTATTAAAACTACAATTGGGTCACCAAATTGAGTATGTTAAGAATGGTAATATGACAAGTCGAGATAGTTATATTGTGCCGCTGATCATGAAAAATAAGACGGCTACTAAAAGGATTTTGGTCACGGCGGGGTTTAATGTTCCAATCGGAGTTGAATTTGTTAACGCGGACACGGCTTTAGCGGCCTATTCAAGATTTGTGGGTGAACCGATTGTGATTAAGCCCCAGTCGGCTAATTACGGTAGGGGAGTTTCCGTATTTCAGTTTTCTCCTTCTCTAGCTGATTATCAACAAGCAATTCGGCGAGCATTTACTGAATGTTCGACTGTACTGGTTGAGAATTTTTTTGCAGGGCCTGAATATCGGTTTTTAGTAATTAATGATA contains the following coding sequences:
- the gshAB gene encoding bifunctional glutamate--cysteine ligase GshA/glutathione synthetase GshB, with product MIIFSELLQQTPSVSAISHSRIGVERESQRVTLDGKLAGTDHPIVFGSRRFHPYIKTDFAETQLEIVTPVVDTVNDLFHWLAALHDVVYQSLPTNEMLWPLSMPPALPSCEDQISLAKLPDFKDVLYRRYLAKTYGRRKQMISGLHFNFELPAVLVEALYRQQCEIKDLACFKTTLYLKIARNYLHYRWVITYLFGASPVAERNYFKHHEEKPQKIVRSIRNSEFGYHNKENVQVSFESLKIYLSDIESQIRKGNLLEEKEFYSSVRLRESQNIVRCKQTKIDYLELRNIDINPFERYGISKNQIVFMELFMLFMLWTDEKKNGDDWIATGNQTNNEVALESPLAPTCYRTNGLKIINLMKKMTKQLNLNGYEEVLQQSQDMLIDVTKTIGGRMTKGLMATKQSDLATAIGLKNRRVTMQVPYQLNGFVNMELSTQILMFDAIQKGIMVDMVDENDQLLKLQLGHQIEYVKNGNMTSRDSYIVPLIMKNKTATKRILVTAGFNVPIGVEFVNADTALAAYSRFVGEPIVIKPQSANYGRGVSVFQFSPSLADYQQAIRRAFTECSTVLVENFFAGPEYRFLVINDKIKAVLLRIPANVIGDGHHTVKQLVAIKNKSTLRGLNDRTPLTKISLGVVEQAMLKSQSLTVDSIPVVGKRTYLRKNSNISSGGDSIDVTDQIDFTYKEKAVAAVKCLGAKICGIDLIIPDRLVPVSSHESYSIIEANYNPMMDMHCYPYKGKKRRVTVDVLEFLFPQLTNL